One stretch of Chryseobacterium indologenes DNA includes these proteins:
- a CDS encoding TM2 domain-containing protein: protein MAVFAIPNPRKTLTVDFPLERVRESVKNITALSTKYRISSSNEIFNQYTYESYEFLSLGVYIDINLNSITDNKTEINIEIRRKLGTFNESHEVTHANNHIVNIVNYIAQLTAMSNDEISNLKMNEPTNLPVKIRSKKDKNIASILAFLLGGLGIHRFYLGQVLLGFMYLIFCWTLIPVFISVIDFFVFIFMSQNKFDLKYNQQQ, encoded by the coding sequence ATGGCTGTATTTGCAATCCCTAACCCAAGAAAAACATTAACTGTTGATTTTCCTCTTGAGAGAGTACGAGAAAGTGTTAAAAATATTACTGCATTAAGTACAAAATACAGGATTAGCTCCAGCAATGAAATTTTTAATCAATACACTTATGAATCTTACGAATTTCTGAGCCTTGGTGTTTATATAGATATTAATTTAAATTCTATTACGGATAATAAGACAGAAATCAACATTGAAATCAGACGAAAACTAGGAACATTCAATGAGTCTCATGAAGTAACTCATGCCAATAATCACATTGTAAACATCGTAAACTATATTGCCCAACTAACAGCTATGTCAAACGATGAGATTAGTAATTTAAAAATGAATGAACCAACCAATTTGCCTGTCAAAATAAGAAGTAAAAAAGATAAAAATATAGCTAGTATATTAGCCTTTTTGCTTGGAGGCTTAGGCATACATAGATTTTACTTAGGTCAGGTACTCCTTGGTTTTATGTATCTCATATTTTGTTGGACGCTTATTCCAGTCTTTATTTCAGTTATAGATTTTTTTGTATTCATTTTTATGTCTCAAAATAAATTCGATTTAAAGTATAATCAACAACAATAA
- a CDS encoding GNAT family N-acetyltransferase, with product MSNIIWKIKTFDEFTVPELYAVLKARIDVFVIEQNCPYPDLDNYDQKAVHIWAEENGNVLAYCRIFDKGIKYDETSIGRVLTTELARGKSLGKLLIKYAVETIENRFHTSEIRISAQDYLLKFYGDFGFEDTGKKYLEDDIPHTEMIRK from the coding sequence ATGAGTAATATTATCTGGAAAATTAAAACATTTGATGAATTTACTGTTCCGGAATTATATGCTGTTCTAAAAGCTCGTATTGATGTTTTTGTGATTGAACAGAACTGTCCTTACCCTGATCTGGATAATTACGATCAGAAAGCGGTTCATATCTGGGCAGAGGAAAATGGAAATGTATTGGCTTACTGCCGTATTTTCGATAAAGGTATAAAATACGATGAGACCTCAATTGGAAGAGTTCTGACAACAGAGCTTGCAAGAGGAAAAAGCTTAGGAAAACTATTGATTAAGTATGCTGTTGAAACTATAGAAAACCGTTTTCATACTTCTGAAATCAGGATTTCAGCACAGGATTATCTTTTAAAATTCTATGGCGATTTTGGTTTTGAAGATACGGGAAAGAAGTATCTGGAGGATGACATTCCGCATACGGAAATGATTAGAAAATAA
- a CDS encoding alpha/beta fold hydrolase has product MIFSTKKEKKYSYVEAGEGHPLVLLHGLMGGLSNFDKMVDFFSDRGFKVYVPQLPIYDLPVLNTNLTTIAKYIIKFIESHISGPVTIVGNSMGGHVGLILTLARPDLVKNLVLTGSSGLYERTFGDSFPRKNDRSYIRKKTEEVFYDPKVATEDLVDEVFAVVNDRMKGIKTVMLARSAIKHNMLNDLPKIQTPTCLIWGKQDNVTPPEVAEDMHKFIPNSDLFWIDHCGHAAMMEKPDEFNEILYNWIKDKV; this is encoded by the coding sequence ATGATATTTAGTACAAAAAAAGAAAAGAAATATTCCTATGTAGAGGCGGGGGAAGGACATCCATTAGTGCTGTTGCACGGTTTAATGGGTGGTTTGAGCAATTTCGATAAAATGGTAGATTTTTTTTCGGACAGAGGATTCAAAGTATATGTTCCTCAGTTGCCCATCTATGATTTGCCGGTACTCAATACGAATCTCACCACTATCGCAAAATATATTATCAAGTTTATTGAAAGTCATATTTCAGGACCTGTTACCATTGTTGGAAATTCAATGGGTGGCCATGTAGGGCTTATTTTAACCTTGGCAAGACCTGATCTGGTAAAGAATCTTGTTCTGACCGGAAGTTCAGGATTGTATGAAAGAACTTTTGGAGACAGCTTTCCAAGAAAGAATGACAGATCATATATCAGAAAGAAAACGGAAGAGGTTTTTTATGACCCGAAGGTTGCTACTGAAGATCTTGTAGATGAAGTTTTTGCTGTGGTGAATGACAGAATGAAGGGAATAAAAACAGTAATGCTGGCAAGAAGTGCCATCAAACACAATATGCTGAACGATCTTCCGAAGATTCAAACACCAACGTGTCTGATCTGGGGAAAGCAGGATAATGTAACACCACCGGAAGTGGCTGAAGATATGCATAAGTTTATTCCTAATTCGGATTTATTCTGGATAGACCATTGCGGTCATGCTGCGATGATGGAAAAGCCGGATGAATTCAATGAAATCCTGTACAACTGGATAAAAGATAAAGTTTAA
- the yihA gene encoding ribosome biogenesis GTP-binding protein YihA/YsxC: MVIKTATFVKSSGKWQECPDPNIPEYAFIGRSNVGKSSLINAMMNHKDLAKTSQTPGKTQLINHFMVNETWYLTDLPGYGYAKVSKVQRKDFEKLITNYILNRRNLVNLFVLVDVRHKPQAIDLDFMQWCGESGVPFSIVFTKADKLKPNAVVKNVEDYKLELHKTWEDLPELYITSAEKKEGGDAILDFIQTTNDFLIQNNVNFDE; this comes from the coding sequence ATGGTTATTAAGACAGCAACGTTTGTAAAAAGTAGTGGAAAGTGGCAGGAATGTCCTGATCCGAATATTCCCGAGTATGCTTTTATCGGAAGATCTAATGTAGGAAAGTCATCATTAATCAATGCAATGATGAATCATAAGGATCTTGCAAAAACATCACAGACTCCGGGGAAAACCCAGCTGATTAATCATTTTATGGTAAATGAGACCTGGTATTTAACCGATTTACCAGGGTATGGATATGCTAAGGTTTCAAAAGTTCAGAGAAAGGATTTTGAGAAACTGATTACCAATTATATTCTGAACAGAAGAAATCTGGTAAATCTATTTGTACTGGTAGATGTAAGACACAAACCTCAGGCTATAGACCTTGATTTTATGCAATGGTGTGGTGAGAGCGGTGTTCCGTTTTCAATTGTATTTACAAAGGCTGATAAACTAAAGCCTAACGCTGTTGTAAAAAATGTGGAAGATTACAAATTGGAACTGCATAAAACCTGGGAAGATCTTCCTGAATTATATATTACTTCAGCTGAAAAGAAAGAAGGGGGAGATGCAATTCTGGATTTTATACAAACAACGAATGATTTTTTAATTCAAAATAATGTAAACTTCGATGAGTAA
- the mraZ gene encoding division/cell wall cluster transcriptional repressor MraZ, producing MKNFIGTYECKIDDKGRLKVPSSLIKQMENFDDKAFVVKRSVFQPCLEVYPMNAWDKLMGKINKLNRFIKKNADFIRMFTAGVKTVELDNAGRLQISKDLMTFSNLQKDVVITSAGELFEIWDKEAYEQVISTNETDFASLAEDVMGSFDEE from the coding sequence ATGAAAAATTTCATTGGGACATATGAGTGTAAAATTGACGACAAAGGCCGCTTAAAAGTTCCTTCATCTTTAATCAAACAGATGGAAAACTTCGACGATAAGGCATTTGTAGTCAAAAGATCTGTGTTCCAACCTTGTCTGGAAGTATATCCAATGAATGCATGGGATAAACTGATGGGCAAAATTAATAAACTGAACAGATTCATAAAAAAGAATGCTGATTTCATACGAATGTTTACGGCAGGAGTAAAAACAGTAGAATTGGATAATGCAGGAAGATTACAGATTTCCAAAGACCTGATGACTTTTTCAAATCTTCAGAAAGATGTAGTCATCACCAGCGCAGGAGAACTTTTCGAAATTTGGGATAAAGAAGCCTACGAACAGGTAATTTCAACCAATGAAACTGATTTTGCCAGCCTTGCCGAAGATGTAATGGGCTCTTTTGACGAAGAATAA
- the rsmH gene encoding 16S rRNA (cytosine(1402)-N(4))-methyltransferase RsmH: protein MYHNPVLLKQSVDDLVTNPDGIYVDCTFGGGGHSREILSRLSDKGKLFSFDQDLDALKNTIDDPRFTLVNQNFRFLENSLLMYGIPQVDGVLADLGVSSHQFDEADRGFSTRSNAPLDMRMNVMQSLDAKRVINEYGEEELADIFYYYGELREARKLAREIVHHRKTKSINTTEDLKKLFSYIPPHKVNKFYAQLFQAVRIEVNQELEVLKEMLVQAFNILKPEGRLVVISYHSLEDRLVKRFLKNGMFEGEPERDIYGNYKKAFELLKSKAIIPDNKEIEENSRARSAKMRTGIKV, encoded by the coding sequence ATGTATCATAACCCCGTTTTGTTGAAGCAGAGTGTAGATGATTTGGTGACGAATCCTGACGGAATCTATGTGGACTGCACCTTTGGAGGTGGAGGTCACTCAAGGGAGATTTTGAGCAGACTTTCTGACAAAGGAAAACTGTTCAGCTTCGATCAGGATCTGGATGCGCTTAAAAATACAATTGATGATCCCAGATTTACATTGGTCAATCAGAATTTCAGGTTTCTGGAAAACTCTTTACTAATGTATGGTATTCCTCAGGTTGATGGTGTTTTGGCTGATTTGGGAGTTTCTTCTCACCAGTTTGACGAGGCAGACAGAGGATTTTCTACAAGAAGCAATGCTCCTTTAGATATGAGAATGAATGTCATGCAGAGCCTTGATGCCAAAAGAGTAATCAATGAATATGGAGAAGAAGAACTTGCAGATATTTTTTATTACTATGGAGAATTAAGAGAAGCAAGAAAGCTTGCCAGAGAGATTGTTCATCACAGAAAAACAAAAAGTATAAATACCACAGAGGATTTGAAAAAGCTTTTCAGCTATATTCCACCTCATAAGGTAAATAAATTTTATGCCCAGTTATTCCAGGCAGTAAGAATAGAAGTCAACCAGGAACTTGAAGTATTAAAAGAAATGCTGGTTCAGGCCTTCAATATTTTAAAACCGGAAGGAAGATTAGTAGTAATTTCTTACCATTCTTTAGAAGACCGATTGGTAAAAAGATTCCTGAAAAACGGAATGTTCGAAGGAGAACCGGAAAGAGATATCTACGGAAATTATAAAAAGGCATTCGAATTGCTTAAAAGCAAAGCAATCATTCCTGACAATAAGGAGATTGAAGAAAACTCAAGAGCAAGAAGTGCAAAAATGAGAACAGGTATCAAAGTATAA
- a CDS encoding ROK family protein: MSLIDLSKQVALGVDIGGTNTKFGIVNHRGEVLDKGNLKTDAYDKVEDFIDALYEHVYPLMEKHGAEKHFDGIGVGAPNANYYKGTIELAPNLPWKGVIPFAELMTAKFNLPCTVTNDANAAALGEMLFGAARGMKDFIMITLGTGVGSGIIANGNLIYGHDGFAGELGHTIVKPGGRKHWSTGSEGSLEAYASATGITITAKKMRAEFPESMLNQYPEDEINSKTVYECAMKEDPIAIEVFRYTGQKLGEALANFVMFSSPQAILLFGGVIKAGDFILKPAKLHMERNLLPIFRNKVKLVFSELDEADAAILGASALVWEK; the protein is encoded by the coding sequence ATGTCATTAATAGATTTATCAAAACAGGTTGCCCTTGGAGTTGACATCGGCGGAACCAATACCAAATTCGGAATTGTAAACCACCGTGGAGAAGTTCTGGATAAAGGAAACCTTAAAACCGATGCCTATGATAAAGTAGAAGATTTCATCGACGCTTTATATGAACATGTATACCCTTTAATGGAAAAACATGGTGCAGAAAAACACTTCGACGGAATTGGTGTAGGAGCTCCCAACGCCAACTATTATAAAGGAACGATTGAATTAGCACCCAATCTACCCTGGAAAGGAGTAATTCCTTTTGCTGAGCTGATGACCGCAAAATTCAATTTGCCGTGTACAGTAACCAACGATGCTAATGCTGCAGCGTTAGGAGAAATGCTTTTCGGGGCAGCACGCGGAATGAAGGATTTTATCATGATCACCCTGGGAACAGGAGTGGGAAGCGGAATTATCGCCAACGGAAACCTGATCTACGGGCATGACGGTTTTGCCGGAGAATTAGGACACACTATTGTAAAACCAGGAGGAAGAAAACACTGGAGTACCGGATCTGAAGGAAGTCTGGAAGCCTATGCTTCTGCAACAGGAATTACCATCACCGCTAAGAAGATGAGAGCAGAATTCCCGGAATCTATGCTGAACCAATATCCTGAAGACGAGATCAATTCTAAAACAGTATATGAATGTGCCATGAAAGAAGACCCTATTGCGATTGAAGTTTTCAGATACACAGGGCAGAAACTGGGTGAAGCATTGGCTAATTTCGTGATGTTTTCTTCGCCCCAAGCTATTCTTTTATTCGGTGGGGTGATTAAAGCCGGAGACTTTATCTTAAAACCTGCTAAACTTCACATGGAAAGAAACCTGCTTCCAATCTTCAGAAATAAAGTAAAACTGGTATTCAGTGAACTGGATGAAGCAGATGCTGCTATTTTGGGCGCAAGTGCTTTGGTTTGGGAAAAATAA
- a CDS encoding PepSY-associated TM helix domain-containing protein, which translates to MKKNHHHKKKPGFLKKWSSKLHLWLGLGIGFLIFIISITGALYVFKDEVENYTRKDVIYHNEQNIDQKQILPIRVMEKAVAEQVKEKYPIHWVNIPMDKKMSYMFFWYEHNTDAWNYFDEFPIYKQAYVNPYTGKVLRVYDEKNGFFNIVKMIHWSYLLKQDWGTYVVGIPVIIFIIMLITGIVLWWPKNKAARKQRFSFKWKNIKSWKRKNYDLHNVLGFYASIFALIFSVTGLFYAFFVVQAMIYVLFSGGETQYPDFSHIKTKAPIEMRTETTLDKIINTVKEKYPESYGFAIDLGHEHMDDHEHPNFEVYVKHLTYSYHKSSSLIFDENSGELLHTHDPKDKNFGEKVVSANYDIHVGAILGLPTKIIAFIVSLICASLPVTGFMIWWGRRKKKTVKTA; encoded by the coding sequence ATGAAGAAAAATCATCATCACAAAAAGAAGCCTGGATTTTTAAAGAAATGGTCTTCCAAACTCCATTTATGGTTGGGGCTTGGTATTGGATTTTTAATCTTTATTATCTCCATTACCGGCGCGTTGTATGTCTTTAAGGATGAAGTGGAAAACTATACCCGAAAAGATGTCATCTACCACAATGAGCAGAATATTGATCAAAAACAGATTCTTCCCATCCGTGTAATGGAAAAAGCTGTTGCAGAACAGGTAAAAGAAAAATATCCAATCCACTGGGTCAATATTCCTATGGACAAGAAAATGTCCTATATGTTCTTCTGGTATGAGCATAATACGGATGCCTGGAATTATTTTGATGAATTTCCAATCTATAAGCAGGCTTATGTAAATCCTTACACCGGGAAAGTTCTGAGAGTATATGATGAAAAAAACGGATTTTTCAATATTGTTAAAATGATTCACTGGAGCTATCTTCTCAAACAGGATTGGGGAACGTATGTGGTAGGAATACCTGTGATTATTTTTATTATTATGCTTATTACAGGGATTGTTTTATGGTGGCCTAAAAATAAAGCCGCCAGAAAGCAGCGTTTCTCTTTCAAATGGAAAAATATCAAAAGCTGGAAAAGGAAGAACTATGACCTTCATAATGTATTGGGTTTTTATGCTTCAATATTTGCTTTGATCTTTTCTGTCACAGGATTGTTTTATGCATTCTTTGTAGTTCAGGCGATGATCTATGTACTATTTTCCGGAGGAGAAACTCAATATCCTGATTTCTCTCACATCAAAACAAAAGCACCTATTGAAATGAGAACAGAAACCACTTTGGATAAAATCATCAATACGGTTAAAGAAAAATACCCTGAGTCTTATGGTTTTGCTATAGATCTTGGACATGAACACATGGACGATCATGAGCACCCTAATTTTGAAGTATATGTAAAACATCTTACTTACTCTTATCATAAAAGCAGCAGCCTTATTTTTGATGAAAATTCAGGAGAATTACTACATACCCATGATCCAAAGGATAAAAATTTTGGAGAAAAGGTTGTAAGTGCGAATTATGATATTCATGTAGGAGCTATTTTAGGCCTGCCTACAAAGATTATTGCTTTTATTGTAAGCCTTATCTGCGCATCACTTCCGGTAACAGGTTTCATGATCTGGTGGGGACGAAGAAAGAAAAAAACGGTAAAAACAGCTTAA
- a CDS encoding response regulator — protein sequence MFKKILIAEDHESSSISVQRTLEDLNISNADYVYYCDDAVAKIQKSIREADLYDLLITDLSFEEDHREQKINDGKELIKAIKELQPSLKTIVFSSEHKSGIINSLFTEYGINGFVRKARNDAKDLKKAIASVYEGNNYLSLDIKQEVKKLNSYEFSEYDITLVSLLSQGVLQKNIPLYLQNNNIKPNSLSSVEKKLNSLKEELGITNNEQLVAFCKDLGII from the coding sequence ATGTTCAAAAAAATTTTAATAGCCGAAGACCACGAAAGCAGCAGTATTTCTGTACAGAGAACACTCGAAGACCTTAATATTTCCAATGCAGACTATGTTTATTATTGTGATGATGCAGTAGCCAAAATTCAAAAATCAATTCGGGAAGCCGACTTATATGACTTATTAATCACTGATCTCTCCTTTGAAGAAGATCATCGTGAACAAAAGATTAATGACGGCAAAGAACTCATCAAAGCTATAAAAGAACTACAGCCTTCATTGAAAACTATTGTCTTTTCTTCTGAACACAAATCCGGTATTATCAATTCTCTTTTTACAGAATATGGAATTAACGGTTTTGTTCGCAAGGCCAGAAATGATGCCAAGGATTTAAAAAAAGCAATTGCCTCGGTATATGAAGGGAACAATTATTTATCTCTTGATATTAAGCAGGAAGTTAAAAAGCTCAACAGCTATGAGTTTTCAGAATATGATATCACCCTTGTTTCTCTTTTATCGCAAGGAGTTCTTCAAAAAAACATCCCTTTGTATCTCCAAAACAACAATATCAAACCTAACAGCCTGAGCAGTGTAGAAAAGAAACTGAACAGCCTGAAAGAAGAACTTGGGATCACCAATAATGAACAGCTTGTTGCTTTTTGTAAAGATTTAGGTATTATTTAA
- a CDS encoding tetratricopeptide repeat-containing sensor histidine kinase, whose protein sequence is MKKSIFLLLVLIIVSCKKNNVNEGINVNFKKATIYRDSKSSDSAFYYFNLAKNDYLTIHDSIGAARSLANMAIIQTEKGDFFGGIEASLESNKAIKPEHSDSLSKKIMAANYNNMAIASNYLKNYENAFNYYLQALKYINQKDTISKYIYFNNIGDVLITLGQYKNAQNYLNEAIKTKDTLTYARALNNLAKAKYIGNKDYNPLPELLKALEIRRISNDKKGQNSSFETLSSYYLDKDPNTSLLFAKKMLTVAEEDNSPDDQILALERIITLEPINYLKNFQKLKYINDSLQTARNQAKNQFAIIRFDVEKLKMENTKKEIDLLRRNIGIATLSLSLIGGMFWYRRRKKRLQQEKEIEIKNTQLKMSKKVHDVVANGIYQVMTKIENQENFDKNKALDELEFVYEKSRDISYEKADTIDNVEFAEKIFHLIDSFKSDYIKPFLTGNSQYIWIGVNETTQNEVFQVIRELLVNMKKHSQASLVVFKFEKNNNLIHIQYKDNGIGIPGEIIHGNGLSNTVSRIEKIKGTIIFDNTTEKGLKVNISFPTS, encoded by the coding sequence ATGAAAAAATCAATATTTTTATTATTGGTATTAATTATTGTTTCCTGCAAAAAAAATAATGTAAATGAAGGCATTAATGTTAACTTTAAAAAAGCCACTATTTACAGAGATTCAAAATCTTCAGATTCTGCTTTTTACTATTTCAATTTAGCCAAAAATGATTATTTAACAATTCATGATTCTATAGGGGCAGCCCGTTCTTTAGCCAATATGGCAATTATTCAAACAGAAAAGGGAGACTTCTTCGGAGGAATTGAAGCATCACTAGAATCTAATAAAGCTATTAAACCGGAACACAGTGATAGTCTGTCAAAAAAAATAATGGCAGCCAACTATAATAATATGGCTATAGCATCCAATTATTTAAAAAACTATGAAAATGCCTTTAATTATTACCTCCAGGCCCTCAAGTATATCAACCAAAAAGATACCATTAGTAAATATATTTATTTTAATAATATTGGGGATGTTTTAATAACATTAGGCCAATACAAAAACGCACAAAACTATTTAAATGAAGCCATTAAAACAAAGGACACTCTTACCTATGCAAGGGCATTAAATAACCTTGCAAAAGCCAAATATATCGGAAATAAAGATTACAATCCCCTACCGGAATTACTTAAAGCATTAGAAATACGCAGAATAAGTAATGATAAAAAAGGACAAAACTCAAGTTTTGAAACGTTATCAAGCTATTATTTGGACAAAGATCCCAATACCTCATTATTATTTGCAAAAAAAATGCTGACTGTTGCGGAAGAAGATAATAGTCCTGATGATCAAATATTAGCCTTAGAAAGAATTATCACTTTAGAACCCATAAATTATCTGAAAAATTTTCAAAAATTGAAATACATTAATGACAGTCTGCAAACTGCCAGAAATCAGGCAAAAAATCAGTTTGCGATCATTAGGTTTGATGTTGAAAAATTAAAAATGGAAAATACCAAAAAAGAAATTGATCTTTTAAGACGAAATATTGGTATTGCTACCTTATCATTATCATTAATCGGAGGTATGTTCTGGTACAGGAGAAGAAAAAAAAGACTTCAGCAAGAAAAAGAAATTGAAATAAAAAACACTCAACTCAAGATGTCTAAAAAGGTACATGATGTGGTAGCAAATGGGATCTATCAGGTAATGACCAAAATTGAAAACCAGGAAAATTTTGATAAAAACAAAGCTTTGGATGAACTAGAATTTGTTTATGAAAAGTCCAGGGATATCTCCTATGAAAAGGCAGATACCATTGATAATGTTGAATTTGCTGAAAAAATATTCCATCTTATTGATTCCTTTAAGAGTGATTATATAAAACCCTTTCTTACCGGAAACAGTCAATATATATGGATAGGAGTGAATGAAACAACTCAGAACGAAGTGTTTCAGGTTATCCGTGAATTATTGGTAAATATGAAAAAACATAGCCAGGCCAGTCTTGTTGTTTTTAAATTTGAAAAAAATAATAACTTGATACACATTCAGTATAAAGATAATGGCATTGGGATTCCGGGAGAAATTATCCATGGAAATGGGTTATCAAATACGGTTTCCCGTATTGAAAAAATAAAGGGTACAATTATTTTTGACAATACAACAGAAAAAGGACTGAAAGTCAATATTTCATTCCCTACATCTTAA
- the msrA gene encoding peptide-methionine (S)-S-oxide reductase MsrA: MDNNNLETIVFGGGCFWCVESCFNLLKGVESAISGYSGGHKENPTYQEVCTGETDHAEVVQITYDPSIISYEQLMDVFFFLHDPTQLNRQGNDIGTQYRSVIFYKDEAEKQKAEQAIKTSQESGRWAGTYVTELAPFEKFWPAEQYHQGYYNENPTQPYCSAVVGPKIQKFKKYFGELGMLNAG, encoded by the coding sequence ATGGATAACAATAATTTAGAAACCATCGTTTTCGGTGGCGGATGTTTCTGGTGTGTAGAAAGCTGCTTCAACTTATTAAAAGGTGTTGAATCTGCCATATCAGGATATTCCGGAGGGCATAAAGAGAACCCAACATATCAGGAAGTTTGTACTGGAGAAACAGATCATGCAGAGGTAGTACAGATCACTTATGATCCTTCAATCATTTCCTATGAACAATTAATGGATGTTTTCTTCTTCCTGCATGACCCTACTCAGCTTAACAGACAGGGAAATGATATCGGAACTCAATACCGTTCTGTAATTTTCTATAAAGATGAGGCTGAAAAACAAAAAGCAGAACAAGCTATCAAAACCTCACAGGAATCAGGAAGATGGGCCGGAACTTATGTAACCGAGCTAGCTCCATTTGAAAAATTCTGGCCAGCAGAACAATATCATCAGGGCTATTACAATGAGAACCCTACACAACCTTACTGTAGTGCTGTGGTGGGGCCTAAAATCCAAAAATTTAAAAAGTATTTCGGTGAATTAGGAATGCTAAATGCAGGATAA
- a CDS encoding FtsL-like putative cell division protein, whose translation MAKRTTNRPQKRLTFIDIIKGNFLNRDEIKIHYRYFLLLFILMMAMIYSNHLVNKKIKIVNALKEETEEYKSRNAYAQSKLIKVKMESELGKEVARDSLMTLENHPHKLLIKLDSTDAKAK comes from the coding sequence TTGGCAAAAAGAACAACAAATCGCCCCCAGAAAAGACTCACTTTTATAGATATTATAAAAGGAAACTTTCTGAATCGTGATGAGATCAAGATACATTACAGGTATTTTCTCTTGTTGTTTATCCTGATGATGGCTATGATTTACAGTAACCATCTCGTCAATAAAAAAATTAAAATTGTAAATGCCTTAAAGGAAGAAACAGAAGAATATAAATCGAGAAATGCTTACGCCCAGAGTAAGCTGATCAAGGTAAAAATGGAATCAGAGCTGGGGAAAGAGGTTGCACGGGACTCTTTAATGACCCTCGAAAACCATCCTCATAAATTGCTAATAAAACTGGACAGTACAGATGCAAAAGCAAAATGA